A part of Ktedonobacterales bacterium genomic DNA contains:
- a CDS encoding sigma-70 family RNA polymerase sigma factor, whose product MSIEDQEAVYDAEKVTEVERDRDSARDMDTSDLSNLAQSDSLRLYLREIARIPLLSASREVVLAERAEAGDREARNQLIEANLRLVVSIAKKYVGQGLSLEDLIGEGNIGLIRAVTKFDYRKGFRFSTYATWWIKQAITRSILEGTRAVRLPVYIMEEVMRVKRMMRQLYQDLGREPTPEAIGAALSMSPDRVSELLVWAEKVFSLDAPLSDEEENTLGDILEDERTIGPVETTDRHLLRDEVRRVLSNLTLRERQVIELRFGLVDDQDHTLEEVGRRLKVTRERVRQIEERAIRKLRHPMSSRLLKDYLD is encoded by the coding sequence ATGAGCATCGAAGATCAAGAAGCGGTATATGATGCGGAAAAGGTGACTGAGGTTGAACGTGATCGGGATAGCGCCCGTGATATGGACACCTCTGATCTGAGCAACCTGGCCCAGAGTGATAGCCTGCGCCTCTATCTGCGTGAGATCGCTCGTATCCCTCTGCTCTCCGCCAGCCGGGAGGTCGTCTTGGCCGAACGAGCCGAAGCTGGCGACCGGGAAGCGCGCAATCAGCTTATCGAGGCGAACCTCAGACTTGTCGTCAGTATTGCCAAAAAGTATGTTGGTCAGGGGCTTTCCCTGGAGGATTTAATTGGCGAGGGCAACATTGGCCTGATTCGCGCTGTTACGAAGTTTGATTACCGCAAGGGTTTTCGGTTTTCCACCTACGCGACCTGGTGGATTAAGCAAGCCATTACGCGCTCAATTCTCGAAGGGACGCGGGCGGTGCGCCTGCCGGTCTATATCATGGAAGAGGTGATGCGCGTGAAGCGCATGATGCGCCAGTTGTATCAAGACCTGGGGCGTGAGCCAACACCAGAGGCGATTGGCGCGGCGCTGAGTATGTCGCCGGATCGGGTAAGTGAATTGCTGGTCTGGGCCGAGAAAGTGTTCTCGCTGGATGCGCCGCTCTCTGACGAGGAAGAGAATACGCTGGGCGATATTCTTGAGGATGAGCGCACGATTGGCCCGGTGGAGACAACCGACCGCCACCTGCTGCGCGACGAGGTGCGGCGGGTGTTGAGTAATTTGACGCTGCGCGAGCGCCAGGTGATCGAATTGCGCTTTGGCCTGGTGGATGACCAGGATCATACGTTGGAGGAAGTTGGGCGCCGCCTGAAAGTGACCCGCGAGCGTGTGCGTCAGATCGAGGAACGCGCCATCCGTAAGCTTCGCCATCCGATGTCAAGCCGCCTCTTAAAAGATTATCTCGATTAA
- the panB gene encoding 3-methyl-2-oxobutanoate hydroxymethyltransferase has protein sequence MRTTPDQLRAMKQRGERIPMLTAYDYSTASILDAAGVPILLVGDTMGMVVLGYDSTLPVTLDDIIRHSQAVVRGSKRAMVVGDLPFLTFQVSREETMRNAGRLMKEAGVQAVKLEGGRRVAETVHALVEAGIPVMGHLGLTPQSVNATGGFKVQGKTEAAARAILEDAVVLEQAGVFSIVLELVPTELAALITERVSVPTIGIGAGPHCDGEVQVIHDLLGLFPDFTPRHTRRYAEMGKIILDAVTAYAADVRSRAFPTAKQSTSMDATIIERLRSEQQKTAE, from the coding sequence ATGCGGACCACTCCCGATCAACTGCGCGCGATGAAGCAGCGCGGTGAGCGCATCCCTATGCTGACGGCCTATGATTATTCCACAGCTTCTATTCTGGACGCGGCGGGTGTGCCTATTTTGCTGGTTGGCGATACGATGGGGATGGTAGTGCTGGGCTATGATTCAACGCTGCCGGTCACGCTTGATGATATTATCCGCCACAGCCAGGCGGTGGTGCGCGGCTCCAAACGGGCTATGGTGGTTGGTGATCTGCCCTTCCTGACTTTCCAGGTGAGCCGCGAAGAAACAATGCGCAACGCTGGCCGGTTAATGAAGGAGGCGGGTGTCCAGGCAGTCAAGCTGGAGGGAGGTCGGCGCGTCGCCGAAACCGTTCACGCGCTGGTGGAGGCGGGCATTCCGGTAATGGGGCATCTTGGCCTGACGCCTCAATCGGTCAATGCGACGGGTGGTTTTAAGGTCCAGGGCAAGACCGAGGCAGCGGCGCGGGCCATTCTGGAAGACGCAGTGGTTCTGGAACAGGCCGGAGTCTTCAGCATCGTGCTGGAACTCGTACCCACTGAGCTGGCCGCGCTGATTACCGAGCGGGTGAGTGTACCCACCATTGGCATTGGCGCTGGCCCGCACTGCGATGGTGAGGTGCAGGTGATCCACGATCTGCTGGGCCTCTTCCCCGATTTCACTCCCAGGCATACGCGCCGCTATGCGGAGATGGGCAAAATCATTCTGGACGCTGTGACGGCCTATGCGGCGGATGTGCGCAGCCGCGCGTTTCCGACAGCGAAGCAAAGCACGAGCATGGATGCCACGATCATCGAGCGCCTGCGGAGTGAGCAGCAGAAAACAGCAGAGTGA
- the purB gene encoding adenylosuccinate lyase: MIERYNTAEMKAIWSEEHKLDIWLKVELLVCEGWAREGVISAQDMEKLRQAGYSVDRMQAIERESHHDVISFLRSVQEQLGPEGRFLHLGLTSSDVLDTGLAVQIKEAGAVLTEALNQLISATERAALAHKETLMVGRTHGIHAEPMTFGLKLALWVAEQRRARQRLNDALEQIAVGAVSGAVGTHATIPPAIEEYVCAQLGLGVDPVSSQIIQRDRHAHLLATFALIASSLEKMAQEVRHLQRTEVSEAFEPFAAEQQGSSAMPHKRNPEKCERICGLARVMRGHALTAMENVALWHERDISHSSAERLIIPDSATLLHYMLNLFTDVVAHLDVDAARMRQNLESTRGLIFSQRIMLALIDKGMPRQTAYKLVQRNARRIWRGEEAQTQFLTLLQADAEIGAYLSPDELQHLTDTGFYTRYIDSTYARLGLGSSAAADAPLQ, encoded by the coding sequence ATGATCGAACGTTACAACACTGCTGAGATGAAGGCCATCTGGTCGGAAGAGCATAAGCTGGACATCTGGCTCAAAGTAGAACTACTGGTCTGCGAGGGCTGGGCGCGCGAAGGCGTCATCTCCGCTCAGGATATGGAAAAGCTGCGCCAGGCAGGCTACAGCGTTGATCGCATGCAGGCCATCGAACGCGAAAGCCATCACGATGTCATCTCCTTTTTGCGCTCCGTTCAAGAGCAGCTTGGCCCGGAAGGTCGTTTCTTGCACCTGGGCCTTACCTCATCCGACGTGCTGGACACTGGCCTTGCCGTCCAGATTAAAGAAGCCGGGGCGGTACTCACCGAAGCACTCAACCAGCTTATCTCAGCCACAGAACGCGCGGCATTGGCTCACAAAGAGACGCTCATGGTGGGGCGCACACATGGCATCCACGCCGAACCCATGACTTTTGGCCTCAAGCTCGCCCTGTGGGTCGCCGAACAGCGCCGCGCCCGCCAGCGCCTCAACGACGCCCTGGAGCAGATCGCCGTCGGCGCTGTCTCCGGCGCGGTGGGTACTCACGCGACGATTCCACCCGCGATTGAAGAATACGTCTGCGCTCAGTTGGGACTGGGTGTCGATCCGGTTTCCAGTCAGATCATCCAACGTGACCGCCACGCGCACTTGCTGGCTACCTTTGCGCTCATCGCCAGTTCGCTGGAGAAGATGGCCCAGGAGGTCCGCCATCTCCAACGCACCGAAGTCAGCGAGGCGTTCGAGCCATTCGCCGCCGAGCAGCAAGGGTCATCGGCCATGCCCCACAAACGCAACCCCGAAAAATGCGAGCGTATCTGTGGATTAGCCCGCGTCATGCGCGGCCACGCGCTCACGGCTATGGAAAACGTCGCGCTCTGGCACGAGCGCGACATCAGCCATTCCTCAGCCGAGCGCCTCATCATCCCCGACAGCGCCACGCTGCTGCACTACATGCTCAATCTCTTTACCGACGTGGTTGCGCACCTCGATGTTGACGCGGCCCGCATGCGGCAGAACCTGGAAAGCACACGCGGCCTGATCTTCTCTCAACGCATCATGCTCGCGCTGATCGATAAAGGCATGCCCCGGCAAACCGCCTATAAGCTGGTGCAGCGCAATGCCCGGCGCATCTGGCGCGGCGAAGAGGCGCAGACGCAGTTTCTCACGCTGCTCCAGGCCGACGCGGAGATAGGCGCTTATCTCTCACCGGACGAACTCCAACACCTGACCGACACCGGCTTCTATACGCGTTACATTGATAGCACATACGCTCGTCTGGGTCTGGGTTCATCCGCAGCAGCAGACGCGCCGCTTCAGTAG
- the mocA gene encoding molybdenum cofactor cytidylyltransferase — MIAAIILAAGQSSRMGQHKLLLPVLGKPLLLHAVDNATAAGFDDLLVVVGYHADAVRKLLTNRPVRVIENTAYAQGQSTSLRAGIAALAPQTAAAVLLLGDQPLVNPAILKRLMRAWQDTAKPIVVPFYGGQRGNPVLFARALFPELLSVTGDQGGREILQQHAQEIEPVYIADADAAQDLDTWQDYQALLKRLEQTIE; from the coding sequence ATGATTGCTGCCATTATCCTTGCTGCCGGACAATCCAGCCGCATGGGCCAGCACAAACTGCTGCTGCCAGTCCTGGGCAAACCGCTGCTGCTGCATGCCGTAGATAATGCTACAGCCGCAGGGTTTGATGACCTGCTGGTAGTCGTGGGCTATCACGCCGACGCGGTACGCAAGCTCCTCACCAATCGTCCGGTGCGTGTAATCGAAAACACCGCCTACGCCCAGGGACAGAGTACGTCGCTGCGTGCGGGAATTGCCGCGCTGGCTCCCCAAACAGCAGCAGCGGTGTTGCTGCTGGGAGATCAGCCCCTGGTGAATCCGGCCATCTTGAAGCGTCTCATGCGCGCCTGGCAAGACACGGCAAAGCCTATCGTGGTCCCTTTCTACGGCGGCCAGCGAGGCAACCCCGTCCTCTTCGCCCGCGCGCTCTTCCCTGAACTGCTGAGTGTGACCGGAGACCAGGGGGGACGCGAAATCCTCCAGCAGCACGCCCAGGAGATTGAACCCGTATACATTGCCGACGCCGACGCTGCGCAAGACCTGGATACCTGGCAGGACTATCAGGCTCTGCTCAAGCGGCTGGAGCAAACAATCGAGTAA
- a CDS encoding heavy metal-binding domain-containing protein: MFGNHEPNSPMDIKGGYRGRAFTSDLTGQEFWLVVDKGFLPMGLVLGNCIYSMGAVRNWIAGFKSNFQGEIKEYSQLMYQARELALSRMQWEADRLGADGVIGVDIKVEYLHNGEWMEVTAVGTAVRKIYDVAPAQGRFAAEVKPWVNQEK; encoded by the coding sequence GTGTTTGGAAACCATGAACCCAATTCGCCAATGGACATCAAAGGCGGCTATCGTGGCCGGGCCTTTACTTCCGACCTGACAGGGCAGGAGTTCTGGCTGGTCGTTGATAAGGGCTTTCTGCCAATGGGCCTGGTCCTGGGCAACTGCATCTATTCTATGGGCGCTGTCCGAAACTGGATCGCCGGTTTCAAGTCGAACTTCCAGGGAGAAATTAAAGAATACTCCCAACTCATGTATCAGGCGCGCGAACTCGCCCTAAGCCGCATGCAGTGGGAGGCTGACCGCCTGGGCGCCGATGGGGTCATCGGCGTTGATATTAAAGTAGAATATCTGCATAACGGCGAATGGATGGAAGTGACGGCAGTAGGCACCGCCGTGAGAAAAATATATGACGTTGCTCCCGCGCAGGGACGTTTCGCCGCAGAAGTGAAGCCCTGGGTCAACCAGGAAAAGTAA
- a CDS encoding Rossmann-like and DUF2520 domain-containing protein, which produces MSREQAMVSPLKTAGGLPRLGVVGVGAVGTTLAWGLAACGYPVVALSSRASTTASWLSAQLPGCRAFSSPGDVAALADLVLLAVPDDAIASVAAAIPWRPDQAVVHCSGASPARVLAVAGAQGALYGSFHPLLSVSRARPAHAGEALARLTGCAFAIEAPEPLAARLAEMASRLGGRTVYLREKDRVPYHLAAVLVSNYPVALVAAATDLWASFGVSREEALVALLPLLRSTVANLAHLGLPESLTGPIARGDVGTVHAHLEYLERKQEDAPTNAALLREIYRLLGVLSLPLAQAKGRLTEEQLRTLERLLDGDTESNQRGTA; this is translated from the coding sequence ATGTCGCGCGAACAAGCAATGGTTTCTCCGCTCAAGACCGCTGGAGGGCTGCCACGCCTGGGAGTGGTGGGGGTTGGCGCGGTGGGAACAACCCTGGCCTGGGGGCTGGCGGCGTGTGGCTATCCTGTGGTGGCCCTATCGAGCCGCGCTTCGACAACGGCATCCTGGCTGTCGGCGCAGCTTCCTGGCTGTCGCGCCTTCTCCTCTCCTGGTGATGTGGCCGCTCTGGCCGATCTGGTGCTGCTGGCTGTGCCAGATGACGCCATCGCTTCGGTGGCTGCTGCTATTCCCTGGCGCCCTGATCAGGCAGTCGTTCATTGCAGCGGGGCATCACCCGCGCGTGTGCTGGCGGTTGCTGGCGCCCAGGGCGCGCTCTATGGCTCCTTTCACCCCCTTTTGAGTGTTTCCAGGGCGCGCCCTGCCCATGCTGGAGAGGCGCTGGCGCGGCTGACCGGATGCGCTTTTGCAATTGAGGCGCCTGAGCCGCTGGCGGCGCGGCTGGCAGAGATGGCGAGCCGCCTGGGGGGGCGAACGGTTTATCTGCGCGAGAAAGATCGGGTTCCCTATCACCTGGCTGCGGTGCTGGTTTCCAATTACCCGGTGGCGCTGGTTGCCGCTGCCACCGATCTGTGGGCCAGTTTTGGCGTTTCGCGCGAGGAGGCGCTGGTTGCGCTGCTCCCCTTGCTGCGCAGCACAGTTGCGAACCTGGCGCACCTTGGTCTGCCTGAAAGCCTGACCGGTCCCATTGCGCGCGGTGACGTTGGAACAGTACATGCCCACCTGGAGTATCTGGAGCGTAAGCAGGAAGATGCGCCGACGAATGCAGCCCTGCTACGTGAGATCTATCGCCTGCTGGGGGTTTTAAGCCTGCCACTGGCGCAGGCCAAAGGGAGGCTGACTGAAGAGCAACTGCGAACGCTGGAACGCCTGCTCGATGGTGACACAGAAAGTAATCAAAGAGGTACGGCATGA
- a CDS encoding cache domain-containing protein has translation MMPKRLRFGIRAQLTFIVLIAALLSTIATLYIANSAIQSYVIDQAKEREAHNLQVAWLVLHTEFGDNVSIDVNDKLVADSPLTASAAGLPQGAALNENQFLPYPLNSDVDYVDEVHHLVGGIVAVYQCADERGDLTPGGCPRISTNILKAVNGQNQRNLDDKLDPNILQQVQQKPADALVQQDTVSGVEYIAAYQAMRSPQGDFIGVLFVGEPLAGIQDLIFHTTIQLAIVGGLIMVVGAIFAILLAQAITGTLQTAARQVSAASTKFGAIAAQQSSGSAQQVWAINAISQALRNLSETATDVARRSDQLAQMGLQVLQRRAEVSPTQIDSIINYVTRSTHDISVQSRQQASTVERMNGAMQAVMEVAQQVASDSQQTTEGAERLEQVVRQLQRLVGTNDLAGPQMDARTTNAGGQNMVPVRGTTGSPGAAGMLTPSPMMPPVRSARPSPAEPFSVSPAPWPSRSPSPSGALPTQAPNQAFLPPGARGRNNSTELPTRSGQLRPPMRYSNSGDPGTFPSFESGNPFPDHGSAPPPYQPPRRDQRGRR, from the coding sequence ATGATGCCAAAACGTTTGCGGTTCGGTATCCGCGCTCAGCTTACCTTTATCGTGTTGATCGCCGCCTTGCTGAGTACCATCGCCACGCTTTATATTGCTAACAGCGCGATCCAAAGCTATGTCATCGATCAGGCAAAAGAGCGCGAGGCGCATAATCTTCAAGTCGCCTGGCTGGTATTGCATACTGAATTTGGCGACAACGTTTCCATAGACGTGAATGACAAGCTTGTCGCTGATTCACCGCTGACCGCCAGCGCCGCCGGATTGCCTCAGGGTGCTGCACTGAACGAGAATCAGTTTTTGCCTTATCCGCTCAATAGCGATGTTGATTACGTAGACGAAGTGCATCATCTGGTCGGAGGAATCGTCGCCGTCTATCAATGCGCCGATGAGCGCGGCGATCTGACGCCAGGAGGCTGCCCCAGAATTTCCACCAACATCCTCAAAGCGGTAAATGGGCAAAACCAGCGCAACCTGGATGATAAGCTCGACCCTAACATTCTCCAACAAGTACAACAGAAGCCTGCTGACGCCCTGGTTCAGCAGGATACCGTGAGCGGTGTTGAGTATATCGCGGCGTATCAGGCCATGCGCAGCCCTCAGGGAGATTTCATCGGCGTGTTGTTTGTGGGTGAGCCGCTCGCTGGCATCCAGGACTTGATCTTTCACACCACCATTCAGCTTGCCATTGTCGGCGGCCTCATTATGGTGGTGGGCGCTATCTTCGCTATCTTGCTCGCCCAGGCAATCACTGGCACGCTGCAAACTGCTGCCCGACAGGTGAGCGCGGCTTCCACTAAATTCGGCGCCATTGCTGCCCAGCAGTCCAGCGGCTCGGCTCAGCAAGTCTGGGCCATTAACGCCATTTCGCAAGCCCTACGCAACCTTTCAGAAACAGCGACAGATGTCGCCAGACGCTCCGATCAGCTCGCGCAGATGGGGCTACAGGTGCTGCAAAGGCGTGCTGAAGTTTCTCCGACACAGATCGACTCGATCATCAACTACGTCACGCGCTCTACCCATGATATTAGCGTCCAGAGCCGCCAGCAGGCCTCCACGGTAGAACGCATGAATGGCGCAATGCAAGCAGTAATGGAGGTGGCCCAGCAAGTAGCAAGCGATAGCCAGCAGACCACAGAAGGCGCGGAGCGCCTTGAACAAGTCGTGCGTCAGTTGCAACGGCTGGTGGGGACGAATGACCTTGCAGGACCGCAGATGGACGCGCGCACAACCAACGCCGGTGGACAAAACATGGTCCCCGTGCGTGGAACAACCGGCTCACCAGGGGCAGCGGGCATGCTGACGCCATCCCCGATGATGCCCCCCGTTCGCTCTGCCCGACCATCACCGGCAGAACCGTTCTCTGTTTCACCAGCGCCCTGGCCTTCTCGCTCGCCCTCACCAAGCGGCGCATTGCCTACCCAGGCGCCTAATCAGGCGTTCTTGCCGCCGGGCGCGCGCGGGAGAAACAACTCTACCGAGCTGCCGACACGCTCCGGCCAGCTACGTCCACCCATGCGCTACAGCAACAGTGGAGACCCCGGAACGTTCCCGTCGTTTGAATCGGGGAATCCCTTCCCCGACCACGGAAGCGCACCCCCACCTTACCAGCCACCTCGACGCGATCAACGAGGAAGGAGATAG
- a CDS encoding cyclic nucleotide-binding domain-containing protein encodes MYEDQLERVELFEGLDKKEVHLLAKTCTERQYAAGAVLMQEGEAGAGLFILIEGKVHVTQSAGPGQPPRDITTLEAGEVIGEMALLDDLPRSATVTAIEPCRCLLVPVWDFRATLRESPDIAIKLLSQLSRRLRKTEQQLHK; translated from the coding sequence ATGTATGAAGATCAGTTAGAACGGGTTGAGCTGTTTGAGGGACTAGACAAGAAAGAGGTGCATTTGCTCGCAAAGACCTGCACCGAGCGGCAATATGCCGCTGGCGCAGTCCTCATGCAAGAAGGTGAGGCTGGAGCGGGCTTATTCATCCTGATCGAAGGCAAAGTCCACGTCACACAGTCAGCAGGGCCAGGACAACCTCCACGCGACATTACCACTCTGGAAGCCGGGGAAGTCATTGGCGAGATGGCGCTGCTTGATGACCTGCCGCGTTCAGCGACCGTTACGGCCATTGAGCCATGCCGCTGCCTGCTCGTTCCCGTTTGGGATTTCCGCGCAACGCTGCGCGAATCTCCAGATATTGCCATCAAACTGCTGAGCCAGCTCAGCAGGCGGCTGCGCAAAACCGAGCAGCAACTTCATAAGTAA
- the nrdR gene encoding transcriptional regulator NrdR, whose protein sequence is MKCPFCSGHESMVTDSRDSGDGIHRRRRCKDCGRKFSTYERVETAQLLVVKRDGRREPYDREKLYRGIRRACEKRPLPVGELENAVDEIEQALYRLGRPEVAGQVIGEMVMEKLARMDSIAYIRFASVYRSFSDLEEMRQEMDELLRRSQR, encoded by the coding sequence ATGAAATGTCCTTTTTGCAGCGGCCATGAATCAATGGTCACTGATTCCCGCGACTCTGGCGACGGCATTCATCGGCGCAGACGCTGCAAGGATTGTGGTCGCAAGTTCAGTACCTATGAGCGCGTGGAAACGGCGCAGTTGCTGGTGGTAAAGCGCGATGGACGCCGCGAGCCATATGATCGTGAGAAGCTGTATCGCGGCATTCGCAGGGCTTGTGAAAAGCGCCCGCTGCCTGTTGGCGAATTAGAAAATGCGGTTGATGAGATTGAGCAGGCGCTCTATCGGTTAGGGCGTCCAGAGGTGGCAGGCCAGGTGATTGGCGAGATGGTGATGGAAAAGCTTGCCAGGATGGATAGTATCGCCTATATTCGCTTTGCCAGTGTCTATCGCTCCTTTAGTGACCTCGAAGAGATGCGCCAGGAGATGGATGAACTGCTGCGGCGCAGCCAAAGATAA
- a CDS encoding serine/threonine-protein kinase yields the protein MPAFPGKRLGVYELEEEIGRGAMGIVYRGRQVTLDRVVAVKVLLESLVSDESFVARFIREARLVASLNHPNIVHVYDAGRAENLLFFAMEYISGPTVTQLLKQQGKLPVSQAVEIASQVAAALEYAHVEARMVHRDIKPENMMLDRWGKVKVVDFGLARVAGVNTITRVGTVVGSLYYVSPEQLLGRQLDGRADVYALGVALYEMLTGKRPFLGKNLAELSRAILMGPLEAPGKLESAIPADLEAILLKALARDREHRYSSAGEFEADLRRWAAFASPTPERKNTQVRPAPMMSHPEPKAPPVQGEPKPKPVLPQGEGKASNQHAPAAPAPQPTARSWSALGRPRGDPSLPPITLTPLPQSVLRPPTPGAAPPTERPPRPQPAPAGEAEEPAVEEEEEDEVDEEDANANSDLLKSAATQLQRLVWRLKKE from the coding sequence GTGCCAGCATTTCCAGGGAAGCGCCTTGGTGTCTATGAGCTTGAGGAAGAGATTGGGCGCGGCGCGATGGGTATCGTTTATCGCGGGCGCCAGGTGACACTTGATCGCGTGGTTGCAGTTAAGGTGTTGTTGGAGAGCCTGGTCAGCGATGAGTCGTTTGTGGCGCGTTTTATCCGCGAAGCTCGCCTGGTCGCTTCTCTGAACCACCCCAATATTGTGCATGTCTATGACGCTGGCCGCGCAGAAAATCTGCTTTTTTTTGCGATGGAGTATATCTCTGGCCCGACGGTGACACAGCTCCTCAAACAACAGGGAAAGCTGCCGGTGTCACAGGCGGTGGAGATTGCCTCGCAGGTGGCCGCCGCGCTTGAGTATGCGCATGTGGAAGCGCGGATGGTGCATCGGGATATTAAGCCAGAGAATATGATGCTGGACCGCTGGGGCAAGGTGAAAGTGGTTGATTTTGGGCTGGCGCGCGTGGCGGGTGTGAATACGATTACGCGCGTGGGGACCGTGGTCGGCAGCCTTTATTATGTTTCACCGGAACAATTGCTTGGCCGTCAGTTGGATGGCCGCGCGGATGTGTACGCGCTGGGGGTGGCGCTCTATGAAATGCTGACCGGCAAGCGCCCGTTTCTTGGCAAGAACCTGGCGGAACTGAGCCGGGCTATTCTTATGGGGCCGCTGGAAGCGCCAGGGAAGCTGGAATCGGCCATTCCTGCGGACCTGGAAGCGATCTTGCTCAAAGCCCTGGCGCGTGACCGCGAGCACCGCTACAGCAGCGCCGGCGAATTTGAGGCGGATCTTCGCCGCTGGGCTGCGTTCGCTTCTCCAACCCCAGAGCGCAAGAACACGCAGGTGCGCCCTGCGCCGATGATGTCTCACCCGGAACCCAAGGCGCCGCCTGTGCAGGGGGAACCGAAGCCGAAGCCTGTACTCCCACAGGGAGAGGGTAAGGCGTCGAATCAGCATGCGCCCGCCGCGCCTGCCCCTCAGCCGACGGCGCGATCCTGGTCTGCTTTGGGCAGGCCAAGAGGCGATCCATCCTTGCCGCCGATTACGCTGACACCCTTGCCTCAATCAGTGCTGCGCCCTCCAACGCCGGGCGCAGCGCCCCCGACGGAGCGCCCCCCGCGCCCACAGCCCGCCCCAGCAGGGGAAGCGGAAGAGCCAGCAGTTGAAGAAGAGGAAGAGGATGAGGTGGATGAGGAAGACGCCAACGCCAACAGTGATCTGCTGAAGTCGGCTGCTACGCAATTGCAGCGGCTGGTCTGGCGGCTCAAAAAAGAGTAG
- a CDS encoding DUF4388 domain-containing protein, which yields MTEQFLSTSRLGNVIQLIALGKQTGVLKAMRGLGSTREQGEVHFMNGQPTYAVLGQMIGNAALTVLQNWGESQYLFLEGPLPEQGQSPFQSDPFGHMSDHPAPQTGPFGARPTQRFSPTPTRQMAGFPSYTASLPMNPGQGGNNTTGNLSYRGNDSFFSGPLSPLPTRREALQGQFIPRRLASMDRLENLPLDRRERMVLLLVDGRRSLADLVRLTRRSEQELQAILSHLAALRLIE from the coding sequence ATGACAGAACAGTTTCTCTCCACCAGTCGTTTGGGGAATGTCATCCAACTCATTGCCCTGGGGAAGCAGACGGGTGTATTGAAAGCAATGCGTGGCCTGGGATCTACTCGTGAGCAGGGTGAGGTCCATTTTATGAATGGTCAGCCAACCTACGCCGTCTTAGGGCAGATGATCGGGAACGCGGCTTTGACCGTCTTGCAGAATTGGGGTGAAAGCCAATATCTCTTTCTGGAAGGGCCGCTGCCAGAGCAAGGGCAATCACCTTTTCAATCTGACCCATTCGGACACATGAGCGACCATCCCGCGCCCCAAACCGGTCCATTCGGAGCGCGCCCGACACAGCGCTTTTCGCCAACGCCCACTCGCCAGATGGCTGGCTTTCCGTCATACACAGCCTCTCTCCCTATGAATCCAGGCCAGGGGGGCAATAATACGACGGGCAATCTATCCTATAGAGGGAACGATTCGTTCTTCTCTGGACCACTATCACCTCTACCCACACGACGCGAAGCGCTTCAGGGACAATTCATCCCTCGTCGCCTGGCCTCAATGGATCGCCTTGAGAACCTTCCACTGGATCGACGCGAGCGCATGGTGTTGCTGCTGGTGGATGGGCGCCGCAGCCTGGCCGATCTGGTGCGGCTGACACGGCGCAGCGAGCAAGAACTACAAGCAATCTTGTCACACCTGGCTGCGCTCCGACTGATCGAATAG